From one Burkholderia pyrrocinia genomic stretch:
- a CDS encoding response regulator transcription factor encodes MRSSGWRVDTFDSARSLLDCASVREIAFLIADVCMPGMSGIELHRELLTGGYAPPVIFITAYATAEMARRAVDAGGLALLQKPFDLALLSGWLKYVLESI; translated from the coding sequence ACGTTTGATTCGGCTCGGTCGCTTCTCGACTGCGCCAGCGTTCGCGAAATCGCGTTTTTGATAGCAGATGTCTGCATGCCTGGGATGTCTGGCATTGAGTTACATCGTGAACTTCTGACCGGCGGGTACGCACCGCCAGTCATCTTCATCACGGCCTATGCGACGGCCGAGATGGCCCGGCGAGCAGTCGACGCCGGTGGTCTTGCATTGCTGCAGAAACCGTTCGATCTCGCACTGCTCTCAGGATGGCTGAAGTATGTGCTGGAGTCCATATGA